One region of Haloterrigena salifodinae genomic DNA includes:
- a CDS encoding efflux RND transporter permease subunit, producing the protein MSWIDAISDVVADYSRPVIAVMLVLTLVVGAGAGMVEQSSDLDAFQSDSEEAQKMEYIEENFSAGQENTSAAQVIVRGENVLTQEAMVENLQLQQSFRENETINRTLADERPTVGVANLVALASLSEGQQATQADESGQQRVAQEDNASQQQGAQASAASPTLQQQIDALESMNEAEYERALGAVLSEESSGEMSGLAFMPTSYEPGSSSANATMLMVTHQTDGGGGQEGTASDAVTDAQLAMQSIANEDVEDGSSEVIVFGSGIMGEEIENSMGDSIAIVGPLALLFVVVALLVAYRDLLDIFLGLVGIGAVLLWTFGFMGWAGIDFNQMFIAVPVLLIGLSIDYAIHIFMRHREQRQAGGAYGADDTRGSMRVTLAGVGVALVLVTATTAIGFLSNLTSPVPPIKDFGIVSAVGITVALLVFGILVPALKIELDEFLESHGVDRKKRAFGTGGGRFSQLLSVGSTAARRMPLVIILVAVLVSAGGAYGAAQVDTSFNQEDFIAEDPPEWTDNLPGPMEPGDYSMKENLEFVNQNFAREDSQAQVLVEGNVTDPETLQRLEAAESEAAESDVAITLSSGEADVQSPLGTMQQVAAENESFNATFAAADTDGDGVPDQNVEQVYDELFATAPDEAGSVIHRTDEGDYEAVRMVVSTSGAASMSDVTDEMRAIADDLDGNGLEATATGQTITFDIVQDQLMDTVIESLLITLVAVFAFLMVAYRITKGSATLGAVTLLPVVFSVSWILGTMYLLEIPFNVMTGMITSLTVGLGVAYSIHVSERYSLELERTGSVWEAMSRTVTGTGGALLGSAATTVGGFGVLAFAILPPLQQFGIITGLTITYAFLASVIVLPSLLVLWTRYLGPDVSFGSPSSSPAPTASDGGRPADQSEGRTDD; encoded by the coding sequence ATGAGTTGGATCGATGCGATCTCCGACGTGGTCGCGGACTACAGTCGGCCCGTGATCGCCGTCATGCTCGTGCTCACGCTCGTCGTGGGTGCGGGCGCCGGAATGGTCGAGCAGTCCTCCGACCTCGATGCGTTCCAGAGCGACAGCGAGGAAGCGCAGAAGATGGAGTACATCGAGGAGAACTTCTCGGCGGGCCAGGAGAACACGTCGGCCGCGCAAGTGATCGTCAGGGGTGAGAACGTCCTCACGCAGGAGGCGATGGTCGAGAATCTCCAGTTACAACAGTCGTTCCGCGAGAACGAGACGATCAACCGGACGCTCGCCGACGAACGGCCGACGGTCGGCGTGGCGAACCTCGTCGCACTCGCGTCGTTGTCCGAGGGTCAGCAGGCGACACAAGCGGACGAGTCCGGTCAGCAACGGGTCGCACAGGAGGACAACGCCAGCCAGCAACAGGGTGCACAGGCGAGTGCCGCGTCGCCGACGCTGCAACAGCAGATCGACGCCCTCGAGTCGATGAACGAGGCGGAGTACGAACGGGCGCTCGGCGCCGTACTGAGCGAAGAGTCGTCGGGCGAGATGAGCGGACTGGCGTTCATGCCGACGAGCTACGAGCCCGGCTCCTCGAGCGCGAACGCGACGATGCTGATGGTCACCCATCAGACCGACGGCGGTGGTGGCCAAGAAGGGACGGCATCCGATGCGGTCACTGACGCGCAACTGGCCATGCAGTCCATCGCGAACGAGGACGTCGAGGACGGCAGTTCCGAGGTTATCGTCTTCGGCAGCGGGATCATGGGAGAGGAGATCGAGAACTCGATGGGCGACAGCATCGCGATCGTCGGTCCCCTCGCGCTGCTGTTCGTCGTCGTCGCCTTGCTGGTCGCGTACCGCGATCTGCTCGATATCTTCCTCGGTCTGGTCGGTATCGGCGCCGTCCTCCTCTGGACGTTCGGGTTCATGGGTTGGGCGGGGATCGACTTCAACCAGATGTTCATTGCGGTGCCCGTCTTACTGATCGGGCTCTCGATCGACTACGCGATCCACATCTTCATGCGTCACCGCGAGCAGCGTCAGGCTGGCGGTGCGTACGGCGCGGACGACACCCGCGGCTCGATGCGGGTGACCCTGGCCGGCGTCGGCGTGGCGCTCGTGTTAGTGACCGCGACGACGGCTATCGGCTTCCTCTCGAACCTGACGAGTCCGGTGCCACCGATAAAGGACTTCGGTATCGTGAGTGCGGTCGGGATTACGGTCGCCCTGCTCGTCTTCGGCATTCTGGTTCCGGCGCTCAAAATCGAACTCGACGAGTTCCTCGAGTCGCACGGCGTGGATCGGAAAAAGCGCGCGTTCGGGACGGGCGGCGGCCGATTCAGCCAGCTCCTGTCCGTCGGATCGACGGCGGCGCGACGGATGCCGCTCGTCATCATCCTCGTTGCAGTTCTCGTGAGCGCCGGCGGCGCGTACGGCGCGGCGCAGGTCGACACCAGCTTCAACCAGGAGGACTTCATCGCGGAGGATCCGCCGGAGTGGACGGACAACCTTCCCGGTCCGATGGAGCCGGGCGACTACTCGATGAAGGAGAACCTTGAGTTCGTCAATCAGAACTTCGCCCGGGAGGACTCCCAGGCGCAAGTCCTCGTCGAGGGGAACGTAACCGATCCAGAGACGTTACAGCGGCTCGAGGCAGCTGAGAGCGAGGCCGCCGAGAGCGACGTCGCAATCACGCTCTCGAGCGGCGAGGCCGATGTCCAGAGTCCCCTCGGAACGATGCAACAGGTCGCCGCCGAGAACGAATCGTTCAACGCGACGTTCGCCGCGGCCGACACCGACGGCGACGGCGTGCCCGATCAGAACGTCGAGCAGGTGTACGATGAACTGTTCGCCACCGCGCCCGACGAGGCGGGTAGCGTCATCCATCGGACCGACGAAGGGGACTACGAGGCCGTTCGGATGGTCGTCTCGACGAGCGGCGCCGCGTCCATGAGCGACGTCACGGACGAGATGCGAGCGATCGCGGACGACCTCGACGGGAACGGACTCGAGGCCACCGCGACCGGACAGACGATCACGTTCGACATTGTCCAAGACCAGCTGATGGACACGGTCATCGAGAGCCTGCTGATCACGCTCGTGGCCGTCTTCGCCTTCCTGATGGTCGCCTACCGGATCACGAAGGGCAGCGCGACCCTCGGGGCGGTGACGCTCCTCCCGGTTGTGTTCAGCGTTTCGTGGATTCTCGGGACGATGTACTTGCTCGAGATTCCGTTCAACGTCATGACGGGGATGATCACGAGCCTCACCGTCGGCCTCGGGGTCGCCTACAGCATCCACGTCAGCGAGCGCTACAGTCTGGAACTGGAGCGCACCGGCTCGGTCTGGGAGGCGATGTCCCGGACGGTCACCGGCACGGGCGGCGCGCTGTTGGGCAGCGCGGCGACGACCGTCGGCGGGTTCGGCGTCCTCGCCTTCGCCATCCTCCCGCCGCTCCAGCAGTTCGGAATTATCACCGGACTGACGATCACGTACGCGTTCCTCGCCAGCGTGATCGTCCTCCCGTCGCTGCTGGTGCTGTGGACGCGGTATCTCGGCCCCGATGTTTCCTTCGGCTCGCCGAGTAGTTCGCCCGCGCCCACGGCTAGCGACGGCGGGCGACCGGCCGACCAGTCGGAGGGAAGAACCGACGACTAA
- a CDS encoding TetR/AcrR family transcriptional regulator: protein MTELPQFLENPGGTRGAIMSATYAALCKHGYSDLTIQRIGDEFSKSKSLLYHHYDSKDELLLDFLEFMLDEIEGQIPAYQDGGVDDHIEEIVDQTFGFGDAATSTEFTQAVVELRSQAAHDDDYREYFSRSDRFIRKHIAHTIRSGIEQGVFQEVDPQQTAALFQNVFLGTMVLRVTNNDEEVLEDSRAAFERYVREYLLVEA, encoded by the coding sequence ATGACGGAGCTTCCGCAATTCCTCGAGAATCCGGGTGGTACTCGCGGCGCTATCATGAGCGCGACGTACGCCGCACTCTGTAAACACGGATACAGTGATCTCACGATCCAGCGGATCGGCGACGAGTTCTCGAAGAGCAAGTCGCTACTGTACCACCACTACGACAGCAAGGACGAACTCCTCCTCGATTTCCTCGAGTTCATGCTGGACGAGATCGAGGGCCAGATCCCCGCGTACCAGGACGGGGGCGTGGACGATCACATCGAGGAAATCGTTGACCAAACGTTCGGCTTCGGCGACGCCGCGACGTCGACCGAGTTCACGCAGGCGGTCGTCGAACTTCGATCGCAGGCGGCCCACGACGACGATTACCGGGAGTATTTCTCCCGAAGCGATCGCTTCATTCGAAAACACATCGCACATACGATCCGGTCGGGAATCGAACAGGGCGTGTTCCAGGAGGTCGACCCCCAGCAAACGGCGGCGCTCTTCCAGAACGTCTTCCTCGGAACGATGGTGCTTCGCGTCACCAACAACGACGAGGAGGTCCTCGAGGACAGCCGCGCCGCCTTCGAGCGCTACGTTCGGGAGTATCTCCTCGTCGAAGCGTGA
- the hemE gene encoding uroporphyrinogen decarboxylase, producing the protein MTTPLLVRAARGERTERPPVWMMRQAGRHLPEYRELRNEHSFREAIETPEIAETITLQPYERYDVDGVVMFSDILTCLEPLGFDYRIESGVGPVVPNPVEGPADVPKDHRDVETELDFVYDLLDRLSASVAETDAVIGFAGGPFTLASYAVAGGADRQNGAIRRFRAEQPAAFEDLLERFADVVAEYLRLQVDHGADVVQLFDTYASVLPPADYEEYVRPLHRRILSAVDAPTILFVRGMGGRLEQLRTGGADAVSLDWTVDLERAREELGATPVQGNLDPTLLFADPETVRDRTVQMIEAAGPRGYICNLGHGVGKETPIESVAAFVETAKNWEWE; encoded by the coding sequence ATGACCACACCACTTCTCGTTCGAGCGGCGCGGGGCGAACGCACCGAACGGCCGCCGGTTTGGATGATGCGCCAGGCCGGACGCCACCTCCCGGAGTACCGGGAGCTCCGAAACGAGCACTCGTTTCGCGAGGCCATCGAAACGCCGGAGATTGCGGAAACGATCACGCTCCAGCCCTACGAGCGGTATGACGTCGACGGCGTCGTGATGTTCTCGGATATCCTCACGTGTCTCGAGCCCCTCGGGTTCGACTACCGCATCGAATCCGGCGTCGGTCCGGTCGTCCCGAACCCGGTCGAGGGACCCGCCGACGTTCCGAAGGACCACCGCGACGTCGAGACCGAACTCGACTTCGTCTACGACCTGCTCGATCGGCTGTCCGCGTCGGTCGCCGAGACGGACGCCGTCATCGGCTTTGCCGGCGGGCCGTTCACGCTCGCGTCGTACGCCGTCGCCGGCGGCGCCGACCGTCAGAACGGAGCGATCCGTCGGTTCCGCGCCGAACAGCCGGCCGCGTTCGAGGACCTGCTCGAGCGGTTCGCGGACGTCGTCGCAGAGTACCTCCGACTGCAGGTCGACCACGGCGCGGACGTTGTCCAGCTGTTCGACACCTACGCGAGCGTCCTCCCGCCGGCGGACTACGAGGAGTACGTGCGTCCGCTGCACCGGCGGATTCTGTCGGCGGTCGACGCGCCGACGATCCTGTTCGTTCGCGGGATGGGCGGCCGGCTCGAGCAGTTGCGAACCGGCGGCGCCGACGCCGTCTCGCTGGACTGGACCGTCGACCTGGAGCGTGCGCGCGAGGAACTCGGGGCGACGCCGGTGCAGGGTAACCTCGATCCGACACTGCTGTTTGCCGATCCCGAAACGGTTCGGGACCGAACCGTGCAGATGATCGAGGCCGCCGGTCCCCGCGGGTACATCTGCAACCTCGGGCACGGCGTCGGCAAGGAGACGCCGATCGAGTCGGTTGCGGCGTTCGTCGAAACCGCGAAAAACTGGGAGTGGGAGTAG
- a CDS encoding YqaA family protein has product MLETVIAAVGGGLEAVVETATGWPGMAVIFAYSFLIAFVLPGPSEIVLIAPLDLGLPSWAQLSSVMLVSAIGKAVGSVLAFHIGQEVKQAGPVTRWLRQSRWDVLQWSEKRSVQLAQQYGYGGMAIALSVPFFPDTISIYAFAVLETDYVRFAAATFLGSLGRLLVTAGVFGGLVTVF; this is encoded by the coding sequence ATGCTTGAAACCGTGATCGCCGCTGTCGGCGGCGGACTCGAGGCCGTCGTCGAGACGGCGACGGGCTGGCCCGGAATGGCCGTTATCTTCGCGTACTCGTTTCTGATCGCGTTCGTCCTCCCTGGCCCGAGTGAGATCGTGCTGATCGCGCCGCTCGATCTCGGGCTGCCCTCGTGGGCGCAACTCTCGAGCGTCATGCTCGTGAGCGCGATCGGCAAAGCCGTCGGCAGCGTGTTGGCGTTTCATATCGGCCAAGAGGTCAAACAGGCCGGTCCGGTAACCCGCTGGCTGCGCCAGTCGCGATGGGACGTGCTGCAGTGGTCCGAAAAGCGCTCGGTCCAGCTCGCACAGCAATACGGGTACGGCGGCATGGCGATCGCCCTGTCCGTCCCGTTCTTTCCCGACACGATCTCGATCTACGCGTTCGCCGTCCTCGAAACGGACTACGTGCGGTTCGCCGCCGCGACGTTTCTCGGGAGTCTCGGGCGGCTTCTCGTCACGGCCGGCGTCTTCGGCGGACTCGTGACGGTGTTTTGA
- the hemH gene encoding ferrochelatase: MSTGIAVLNFGEPSEPDRDAAVDYLERIFLANMEIEGETTPEAARERARSLAERRVPALIEEYEAIGGSPLNAHAETQAERLESELVARGHDVTTYNGFQFTEPFVEDAATAAAEDEVSNLIGLPLYPLCGPSTTVQALEDLSAAVDDLDWSPEYHEITGWHTHSAYLRLRADAIRDTLEQNGLELGTDTRLVFSAHGTPQYYLEEGSRYAQYVDEYAEIVNRMLGDPGYELGYQNHENRDVEWTEPDVESVVETLDAERVVVDPVSFMHEQSETLSELDLELREEAEVQGLGFFRVPVPYDDDRFIELLADLVEPFVADFDPGYYGFQSCTCRDSPNAMCLNARRNEPAQNE, translated from the coding sequence ATGAGCACCGGTATCGCTGTTCTCAACTTCGGCGAACCGTCGGAACCGGACCGAGACGCCGCTGTCGACTACCTCGAGCGGATCTTCCTCGCGAACATGGAAATCGAGGGCGAGACGACGCCCGAGGCAGCGCGCGAACGAGCGCGCTCGCTGGCGGAGCGTCGCGTCCCCGCGTTGATCGAGGAGTACGAAGCGATCGGCGGGTCGCCGCTGAACGCGCACGCCGAGACGCAGGCAGAGCGACTCGAGTCCGAACTCGTCGCTCGCGGCCACGACGTGACGACCTACAATGGGTTCCAGTTCACCGAGCCGTTCGTCGAGGACGCGGCGACCGCCGCGGCCGAAGACGAGGTGTCGAACCTCATTGGATTGCCTCTCTACCCGCTCTGCGGGCCGTCGACGACGGTACAGGCCCTCGAGGACCTCTCGGCCGCCGTCGACGATCTCGACTGGTCGCCGGAGTACCACGAGATCACCGGCTGGCACACGCACTCGGCGTATCTGCGGCTGCGTGCCGACGCGATTCGTGACACGCTCGAGCAAAACGGCCTCGAGTTGGGGACGGACACGCGACTCGTCTTCTCGGCCCACGGCACGCCGCAGTACTACCTCGAGGAGGGGAGCCGATACGCGCAGTACGTCGACGAGTACGCGGAGATCGTCAACCGAATGCTCGGCGACCCCGGCTACGAACTCGGCTACCAGAACCACGAGAATCGCGATGTCGAGTGGACGGAGCCCGACGTCGAGTCCGTCGTCGAAACCCTCGACGCCGAGCGCGTCGTCGTCGACCCAGTCAGCTTCATGCACGAGCAAAGCGAGACGCTCTCCGAACTCGACCTCGAACTCCGCGAGGAAGCCGAGGTACAGGGGCTCGGGTTCTTCCGCGTCCCGGTTCCCTACGACGACGACCGCTTCATCGAGCTCCTGGCCGACCTCGTCGAGCCGTTCGTCGCCGACTTCGATCCGGGGTACTACGGCTTCCAGTCGTGTACGTGCCGGGATAGCCCGAACGCGATGTGTCTCAACGCCCGCCGGAACGAACCGGCGCAAAACGAGTGA
- a CDS encoding plastocyanin/azurin family copper-binding protein, with protein MLELTGVAASTAFLAGCGGGGGGNGGNGGGNGGGSSGFEIDPGATIEFSGQTTEWEGLAPSAIEGESNPTLILQGGEDYTIGWTEGDGSDHNIEIRNENDEVVDDLSTEIVSEPDESQMLDITASSEMAQYVCQPHSSQMVGDLQIEGGGGNGGNETGGNETGGNETGGNETEGNESGGNESGGNESSE; from the coding sequence ATGCTCGAGTTGACCGGTGTCGCGGCATCGACAGCGTTCCTCGCAGGATGTGGCGGCGGTGGCGGTGGTAACGGCGGCAACGGCGGCGGTAACGGCGGTGGTAGTAGCGGTTTCGAAATCGATCCCGGAGCGACGATCGAGTTTAGCGGTCAGACGACCGAGTGGGAGGGCCTCGCCCCGTCGGCGATCGAGGGCGAATCGAATCCGACGCTGATCTTGCAGGGGGGCGAAGACTACACGATCGGTTGGACCGAGGGCGACGGTTCGGATCACAACATCGAGATTCGGAACGAAAATGACGAAGTCGTCGACGATCTTTCGACCGAAATCGTCAGCGAACCCGACGAGTCGCAGATGCTGGATATCACGGCAAGCAGTGAGATGGCCCAGTACGTTTGCCAGCCTCACTCGTCCCAGATGGTCGGCGATCTCCAGATCGAAGGTGGCGGTGGAAACGGCGGTAACGAAACCGGGGGCAACGAGACTGGTGGCAACGAAACCGGCGGTAACGAAACCGAGGGTAACGAGAGCGGCGGCAACGAGAGCGGCGGTAACGAAAGCAGCGAGTAA
- the hemG gene encoding protoporphyrinogen oxidase produces MRIGIVGAGMTGLALTHTLAERGVDSVTYEATGEPGGVIDSRVVDGRVIEVGPQRLRLSDPVAELVDSVGLRRELVAANDSLPLYVYSRGALRRVPRSATAFVKTDLLSPTAKLRVLAEPLTGDAKPDESIAEVFTRKFGREAYENLAGPIVGGTFGSDPAEMPARHALESLFKLEQRHGNLLVPAAKRLLGSSESPPPVSFERGLQRLPRALADAHDDRVRFETPIRSIRESGDEVVVTGVDGDVERFDHVVVTTPASETADLLRESVPKAAALEELTYNPLALVHLVSDANATGFGYQVRRGESLRTLGVSWNASLFDRDGVYTAFLGGMNDAELCDRADEEIGRIATREFERVLGAEADALHVETLPAAFPAYDSSWSALERVDLPERIHLATNYTSRMGIPSRVREANGLAETFADEAS; encoded by the coding sequence ATGCGTATCGGAATCGTCGGAGCGGGGATGACCGGGCTCGCGCTCACGCACACGCTCGCCGAGCGCGGCGTCGACAGCGTCACCTACGAAGCCACCGGCGAACCCGGCGGCGTCATCGACTCCCGCGTCGTCGACGGACGCGTCATCGAGGTCGGCCCACAGCGCTTGCGACTCAGCGACCCGGTCGCGGAGTTAGTCGATTCGGTCGGCTTACGACGGGAACTCGTCGCAGCCAACGACTCGCTCCCGTTGTACGTCTACAGCCGCGGGGCGCTTCGGCGCGTTCCGCGGTCGGCGACCGCGTTCGTCAAGACTGACCTCCTCTCGCCGACGGCGAAGCTTCGCGTACTCGCAGAGCCGTTGACCGGGGATGCGAAGCCTGACGAGTCCATCGCCGAGGTATTCACGCGTAAGTTCGGACGGGAGGCCTACGAAAACCTCGCCGGGCCGATCGTCGGCGGCACGTTCGGCTCCGACCCGGCCGAGATGCCTGCGCGACACGCGCTCGAGTCGCTGTTCAAACTCGAGCAGCGACACGGAAACCTGCTCGTGCCCGCCGCCAAACGGCTCCTCGGCTCAAGCGAGTCGCCCCCGCCGGTCTCGTTCGAGCGCGGATTGCAACGGCTCCCACGGGCGCTCGCGGACGCACACGACGACCGGGTCCGGTTCGAAACGCCGATCCGATCGATCCGTGAGTCGGGAGACGAGGTCGTCGTCACGGGAGTCGATGGCGACGTCGAGCGATTCGATCACGTCGTCGTGACGACGCCGGCGAGCGAAACGGCCGACCTACTTCGGGAGAGCGTCCCGAAGGCGGCGGCTCTCGAGGAACTCACCTATAACCCGCTCGCGCTCGTGCATCTCGTCTCCGACGCCAACGCGACCGGATTCGGCTACCAGGTTCGACGCGGCGAATCGCTTCGGACCCTCGGCGTCTCCTGGAACGCGAGCCTGTTCGACCGTGACGGCGTCTACACGGCCTTCCTCGGCGGGATGAACGACGCCGAGCTCTGTGATCGGGCGGACGAAGAGATCGGCCGGATCGCGACGCGAGAGTTCGAGCGCGTCCTCGGCGCCGAGGCCGACGCGTTGCACGTCGAGACGCTTCCCGCGGCGTTTCCGGCCTACGATTCGTCGTGGAGCGCGCTCGAGCGTGTCGATCTCCCCGAGCGGATCCACCTCGCGACGAACTACACGTCACGAATGGGGATCCCCTCGCGCGTCCGGGAGGCGAACGGTCTCGCGGAGACGTTCGCGGACGAAGCCAGCTAG
- a CDS encoding zinc ribbon domain-containing protein, with amino-acid sequence MVRSISRKRPWLAALLAAILTGFGHLYLRRWRRALGWLAASFLVSALFVDPAAVEKLMAGTMNAETILAMAPMIFVAGLSVVDAYLLAHVQNAAARLATTDDADADAVSAATADEGAIDCPHCGNELDPELEFCHWCTKTVDVDGDELEESADR; translated from the coding sequence ATGGTTCGATCGATATCGCGGAAACGCCCGTGGCTCGCAGCGCTGCTCGCGGCGATTCTCACCGGGTTCGGCCACCTGTACCTTCGCCGGTGGCGCCGCGCGCTCGGGTGGCTCGCTGCGTCGTTCCTCGTGTCCGCTCTGTTCGTCGATCCCGCGGCAGTCGAGAAACTGATGGCCGGGACTATGAACGCTGAGACGATACTGGCGATGGCGCCAATGATCTTCGTCGCGGGGCTCAGCGTCGTCGACGCGTATCTGCTTGCCCACGTCCAGAACGCGGCTGCTCGCCTGGCGACGACGGACGACGCGGACGCGGACGCAGTCAGCGCAGCGACGGCCGACGAAGGCGCGATCGACTGCCCCCACTGCGGCAACGAACTCGATCCGGAACTCGAGTTCTGTCACTGGTGTACGAAAACGGTCGACGTCGACGGCGACGAACTCGAGGAGTCGGCCGATCGATAG
- a CDS encoding MATE family efflux transporter, which translates to MGVRRFVDSLFKDSDEFDLTSGGIGKPLFYLSLPIIIQNLFQVTYNLADTFWLGRHSTASLSAISFAFPMVFLMISLALGLSVAGSVLVAQHVGAGNERKAEYAASQTMAYAVVASLVLGVVGYAFVDEFLVLLGTGPEISPLVADYMRVYSIGLAGVFGFAVFMALMRGYGDTITPMYVMAGSVALNVVLDPILIFGFENNPLFGLFGAGGLEASLFELTGYAGSGIEGAAIATVFSRALAFAVGLAIMFVGDRGVKIRLTQMAPDLTFGRKIVDIGLPASIEGTARSLSINLLLFVLAAFPAEISAAYGIGTRIFSVVFLPALAVSQGIETMTGQNIGAGKQDRAAATNHFGARAMLVILSGVGLVTLVAARPIAAVFTNDPAVVAESATFLRYAALTFGFMGVMRAYTGGFRGAGKTMIAAVVSVVTLGLVRLPIAWLGSSAIGSVGLWIAFPISNAIGAVVAYLWFKRGTWRTTDLTGMNIGADAPGTDTASSDD; encoded by the coding sequence ATGGGGGTGCGCCGGTTCGTCGACTCGCTGTTCAAGGACTCCGACGAGTTCGATCTCACGTCGGGCGGGATCGGCAAGCCGCTGTTCTACCTCTCCCTGCCGATCATCATCCAGAACCTGTTTCAGGTCACGTACAACCTCGCGGACACCTTCTGGCTCGGCCGCCACAGCACGGCGTCGCTGTCGGCGATCAGTTTCGCGTTCCCGATGGTCTTCCTGATGATCTCGCTGGCGCTCGGCCTCTCCGTCGCCGGCAGCGTGCTGGTCGCCCAACACGTCGGCGCCGGCAACGAGCGCAAAGCCGAGTACGCCGCCTCGCAGACGATGGCCTACGCCGTCGTCGCGTCGCTCGTCCTCGGCGTCGTCGGTTACGCCTTCGTCGACGAGTTCCTCGTGCTCCTCGGGACCGGTCCCGAGATCTCGCCGCTGGTCGCCGACTACATGCGGGTCTACTCGATCGGCCTCGCGGGCGTGTTCGGCTTCGCCGTGTTCATGGCGCTCATGCGCGGGTACGGGGATACGATTACCCCGATGTACGTGATGGCCGGCTCGGTCGCCCTCAACGTCGTCCTCGACCCGATCCTCATCTTCGGCTTCGAGAACAATCCCCTGTTCGGCCTCTTCGGAGCCGGCGGCCTCGAGGCATCACTGTTCGAACTGACGGGGTACGCCGGATCGGGGATCGAAGGCGCCGCGATCGCGACTGTCTTCTCGCGGGCGCTGGCGTTCGCCGTCGGCCTCGCGATCATGTTCGTCGGCGACCGGGGCGTGAAGATCCGGCTGACGCAGATGGCGCCCGATCTCACGTTCGGCCGGAAGATCGTCGATATCGGACTCCCGGCGTCGATCGAGGGGACCGCCCGCTCGCTGTCGATCAACCTGCTGCTGTTCGTGCTGGCCGCCTTTCCGGCGGAGATCAGCGCCGCCTACGGGATCGGAACCCGGATCTTCTCGGTCGTGTTCCTCCCGGCGCTGGCCGTCTCACAGGGAATCGAGACGATGACCGGTCAGAACATCGGCGCGGGGAAACAGGATCGGGCCGCCGCGACGAATCACTTCGGTGCGCGCGCCATGCTCGTCATCCTGTCCGGCGTCGGACTCGTCACGCTAGTGGCCGCGCGGCCGATCGCGGCCGTCTTCACGAACGACCCAGCGGTCGTTGCCGAGAGCGCGACGTTCCTCCGGTACGCCGCCCTAACGTTCGGATTCATGGGCGTCATGCGGGCCTACACCGGCGGCTTCCGCGGCGCCGGGAAAACAATGATCGCCGCCGTCGTCTCGGTCGTGACGCTCGGCCTCGTCCGGTTGCCCATCGCTTGGCTCGGGTCGTCGGCGATCGGCTCCGTCGGACTCTGGATCGCGTTCCCGATCTCGAACGCGATCGGTGCGGTCGTCGCGTACCTCTGGTTCAAGCGCGGGACGTGGCGGACGACGGACCTCACGGGGATGAACATCGGCGCCGACGCCCCCGGGACGGATACCGCGTCGTCCGACGACTGA